From Streptomyces qinzhouensis, one genomic window encodes:
- a CDS encoding VOC family protein has protein sequence MPVLATLARVYVDDLDTALPTFAELTGEQPWLRFGYGGLELAAVGGYLLLAGEEKDLAPYRGTHATVIVDSLGPVLRIVEQHGGTVLDGPDDVPTGRNLTVRHPGGATVEYVEFHAAARSLLDAGAPAGPGNEPAPARPGVTRTSSTGRPAGVDGEGTVAAGGSTSRAGAPCEGNGLRRPRHEPRRARRPGRVSGGDPCAQRRGSPARG, from the coding sequence GTGCCCGTGCTCGCCACCCTCGCCCGTGTCTACGTCGACGATCTGGATACGGCACTGCCCACCTTCGCGGAACTCACCGGAGAACAGCCGTGGCTCCGCTTCGGCTACGGCGGCCTGGAACTCGCGGCCGTCGGCGGGTATCTGCTGCTCGCGGGTGAGGAGAAGGACCTCGCCCCGTACCGGGGCACCCACGCCACGGTGATCGTCGATTCCCTCGGCCCGGTACTGCGGATCGTCGAGCAGCACGGCGGAACGGTCCTCGACGGGCCCGATGACGTCCCCACCGGCCGCAATCTGACCGTGCGGCACCCCGGAGGCGCGACCGTCGAGTACGTGGAATTCCACGCGGCCGCGCGATCGCTCCTGGATGCGGGGGCGCCGGCCGGTCCGGGGAACGAACCGGCCCCCGCGCGCCCCGGAGTCACTCGAACAAGCAGTACCGGCCGCCCGGCCGGGGTGGACGGCGAAGGAACGGTCGCGGCGGGCGGAAGCACGTCCCGCGCCGGAGCACCGTGCGAAGGAAACGGTCTTCGCCGCCCTCGGCACGAACCGCGGCGGGCGCGCCGGCCGGGACGAGTGTCCGGTGGCGATCCGTGCGCACAGCGGAGAGGGTCCCCCGCCCGCGGGTGA
- a CDS encoding choice-of-anchor C family protein — MFSLRAFAAATAATALLAGAGAGVEAAAAPPPVSRFHDGSFEYPRAPAGLFTPYFPGQDIGPWSVTLGAVDLIGAGTWQAAEGDQSVDLNGTGAVSQTFTTTPGSTYTVTYALAGNPTAADPAVKTGRVLVDGQDSQNFSFDVTGKTYAAMGYVTRRLSFVANASTTTVAFVSTTGPTAANGPVIDDVCIEREPSSCPSCTAG; from the coding sequence GTGTTTTCCTTACGTGCCTTCGCCGCTGCCACGGCCGCGACCGCCCTGCTGGCCGGTGCCGGCGCCGGTGTCGAAGCAGCGGCGGCGCCGCCGCCTGTCAGCCGCTTCCACGACGGCAGTTTCGAATACCCCAGGGCCCCCGCCGGCCTCTTCACCCCGTACTTCCCGGGGCAGGACATCGGCCCCTGGTCCGTGACCCTCGGGGCGGTCGACCTGATCGGCGCCGGCACCTGGCAGGCCGCCGAGGGCGACCAGTCCGTCGACCTCAACGGCACCGGCGCCGTGAGCCAGACCTTCACCACGACTCCCGGCAGCACCTACACCGTCACCTACGCGCTCGCCGGCAACCCCACCGCCGCCGACCCCGCAGTGAAGACGGGCCGGGTCCTCGTCGACGGCCAGGACTCCCAGAACTTCTCCTTCGACGTCACCGGCAAGACCTACGCCGCCATGGGATACGTGACCCGCCGGCTGTCGTTTGTGGCCAACGCCTCCACCACCACCGTCGCCTTCGTCAGCACCACGGGCCCGACCGCGGCCAACGGCCCGGTCATCGACGACGTGTGCATCGAGCGCGAGCCCTCCTCCTGCCCCTCCTGCACGGCCGGCTGA
- a CDS encoding class I SAM-dependent methyltransferase, translating into MTYAETRRPDLRIAAGIHRALGDAATVINVGAGTGSYEPPQTVLAVEPSSVMIAQRPAGSAPALEASAESIPLADDSADAVMALLTVHHWSDPEAGVEELRRIARRRIVVLTFDHEVSRRFWLLEEYLPEAAAVDDVRAVAVDRLVALLGGARVETVPVPHDCTDGFLAAFWRRPEAYLDPQVRAGISLLARTRDEVLRPGLARLSGDLSSGRWQRRHADLLDREELDVGYRLLVADL; encoded by the coding sequence GTGACCTACGCTGAAACCCGGCGACCGGACCTCCGGATCGCCGCCGGAATCCATCGGGCCCTCGGTGACGCCGCCACCGTGATCAATGTGGGAGCCGGCACCGGTTCCTACGAACCGCCGCAGACGGTGCTGGCGGTGGAACCCAGCTCCGTGATGATCGCCCAGCGTCCGGCCGGATCCGCGCCGGCGCTGGAAGCGTCCGCGGAGTCGATCCCGCTCGCCGACGACTCGGCCGATGCGGTGATGGCCCTCCTGACCGTGCACCACTGGAGCGATCCGGAGGCCGGCGTCGAGGAGCTCCGGCGCATCGCCCGGCGGCGGATCGTCGTCCTCACCTTCGACCACGAAGTCAGCCGCAGGTTCTGGCTGCTGGAGGAGTACCTGCCCGAGGCGGCCGCGGTCGACGACGTACGAGCGGTCGCGGTCGACCGCCTGGTGGCGCTGCTGGGAGGCGCCCGTGTCGAGACCGTCCCCGTACCGCACGACTGCACCGACGGATTCCTCGCCGCCTTCTGGCGCCGGCCCGAGGCGTACCTCGATCCACAGGTCCGGGCGGGTATCTCGTTGCTCGCCCGGACCCGGGACGAGGTCCTCCGGCCGGGTCTGGCCCGGCTGTCCGGGGATTTGTCCTCCGGCCGGTGGCAACGGCGCCATGCCGACCTGCTCGACCGCGAAGAACTCGATGTCGGCTACCGGCTGCTCGTGGCCGACTTGTAG
- a CDS encoding amino acid adenylation domain-containing protein, whose translation MRPDHLHQPGGRGIRLPLSSSQREIWFSQARYGHDAAYRIAEYLEIDGPVRPRLLEAALRRAVTEAEPLNVRFGSDAGVPWQEFDTVRDWDFPVFDVSHEPDPRAAAESWMRDDLRRPMNLEQGPLFCYALFRLGPHRSALYQSFHHITIDAAGGALLTRRVAALYTAMATATTAPESPFGPLRLLLERDTAYQSSPQRDTDRAYWARQLAHCPDPVRLADPARDGLRPATLREPQQLTEEETTRLRTAARAAGVHWSVLLLATTAAYLHRLTGAPDLVIGLPVTARTDTELRALPGMLANLVPLRLRISASTPVRDLLRHVSREARHALRHQRYRCVDIARDLRLRDAGRDLISTQVNVMSFDYDVTFAGHPVTAHNLSNGIVDDLAVMAYDRSDGTGLCIDLNAPAGPYTQSDLAGHRIRFMRLLDTFCDTTAPERTVGGADLLSARETRRVLTEWNDTARPLPAVSLTELLAAQARHSPDRLAVLADDGRQRLTYAQLHTAAHRLARRLAARGAAPGQRVAVALPRCPDLVVTLLAVLHTGAAYLPLDLEQPAERLGQMLTDAAPALVVTRSDATAASPLSHADEVPRLLLDALDAPDAPDAPELPGDDRPADSTSKPPGPGPGPVRAARPADPAYLIYTSGSTGTPKGVLVPHHAIVNRLLWMQDTYHLTDRDRVLHKTSIGFDVSVWELFWPLISGAALVLARPGGHRDPHYTARTIREQGITTAHFVPSVLDAFLAEPDTARCTGLRQIFSSGEALPRTTAERFHTLLPHTALHNLYGPTEAAVDVTHHRCVPGATGPVPIGRPVWNTRLYVLDAALKPCAPHTPGELYLAGRQLADGYHARPALTADRFPADPFGHLFGAPGSRMYRTGDLARWLPDGSLEYLGRTDDQVKLHGVRIELGEVETALRALPGIAQAAAALVGERLVGYLTRNPTAGPPHSGPDLAEARRQLLRTLPESMVPAELVVLDTLPLHTSGKLNRKALPAPRPAAPAGPRPPRDTTEEQLALLFAEVLGVDDIGPDADFFQLGGYSLLATRLMARIREVFGTEPPIRTLFEAPTVAQLAKQLKNPAPPRQQSPAHRRPGRPAAPHPPGPPAPRDRLEPLLPLRTEGTAPPLFCVHPGSGLGGAYAGLLRHLGPDRPVYALQAPGLSAPAEAAPASVEEMAADYIRRIRTVRPSGPYHLLGWSFGGLVAHAMATRLQSRGRQVGLLAVLDAYPDNRRILTHRTELSEQQWLRLFLDDTGDGSPDPSPTAGPAGPAPAAGTETLMAALRRTGLPAQLLQDPSASPLLKVMRNNLTLLSGFTPHVVNGDLLLFTADRPIPGHPPDPAHTPREWRRHVNGTVHVNGVPAQHFHLLHPGPLAHIGPLLAQALTEAE comes from the coding sequence TTGCGACCCGATCACCTTCACCAGCCCGGCGGTCGTGGCATCCGTCTGCCCCTGTCGTCGAGCCAGCGTGAGATCTGGTTCAGCCAGGCCAGGTACGGGCACGACGCCGCCTACCGGATCGCCGAATATCTGGAGATCGACGGGCCGGTGCGGCCCCGGCTCCTCGAGGCGGCACTGCGCAGAGCCGTCACGGAAGCCGAACCACTGAACGTACGATTCGGGTCCGACGCCGGAGTGCCCTGGCAGGAATTCGACACCGTACGCGACTGGGACTTCCCCGTATTCGACGTCAGCCACGAGCCCGATCCGCGCGCGGCCGCCGAAAGCTGGATGCGCGACGATCTGCGGCGGCCGATGAACCTCGAACAGGGACCACTGTTCTGCTACGCGCTCTTCCGGCTCGGCCCGCACCGGTCCGCGCTCTACCAGAGCTTCCACCACATCACCATCGACGCGGCCGGCGGCGCGCTGCTGACGCGACGCGTAGCCGCGCTCTACACCGCGATGGCCACCGCCACCACAGCACCCGAATCCCCCTTCGGCCCGCTGCGACTCCTGCTCGAACGCGACACGGCCTACCAGTCGTCACCGCAACGCGACACCGACCGCGCCTACTGGGCCCGACAGCTGGCACACTGCCCCGACCCGGTCCGCCTCGCCGACCCCGCCCGGGACGGGCTCCGCCCGGCCACCCTGCGGGAGCCCCAGCAACTGACCGAGGAGGAGACGACCCGGCTGCGCACAGCGGCCAGGGCCGCCGGGGTGCACTGGTCCGTCCTGCTGCTGGCGACGACAGCCGCCTACCTCCACCGCCTCACCGGCGCGCCCGACCTCGTCATCGGCCTGCCGGTCACCGCCCGCACCGACACCGAACTCCGCGCCCTGCCCGGCATGCTCGCCAACCTCGTCCCCCTGCGCCTGCGGATCTCCGCCAGCACCCCCGTACGCGATCTGCTGCGACACGTCTCCCGCGAAGCCCGCCACGCTCTGCGCCACCAGCGCTACCGCTGCGTCGACATCGCCCGTGACCTGCGACTGCGCGACGCGGGACGCGACTTGATCAGCACCCAGGTCAACGTCATGTCCTTCGACTACGACGTCACCTTCGCCGGACACCCGGTCACCGCGCACAACCTGTCCAACGGGATCGTCGACGACCTGGCCGTCATGGCCTACGACCGCTCCGACGGCACCGGCCTGTGCATCGACCTCAACGCCCCCGCCGGACCGTACACACAGTCCGACCTGGCCGGACACCGCATCCGCTTCATGCGGCTCCTGGACACCTTCTGCGACACCACCGCCCCCGAACGCACCGTCGGGGGAGCCGACCTGCTGTCCGCCCGGGAAACCCGTCGCGTGCTGACCGAATGGAACGACACCGCCCGCCCGCTGCCCGCCGTCTCCCTCACCGAACTCCTCGCGGCACAGGCCCGGCACAGCCCCGACCGCCTCGCCGTACTCGCCGACGACGGCCGGCAGCGGCTGACCTACGCCCAACTGCACACGGCCGCCCACCGCCTCGCCCGCCGGCTCGCCGCCCGCGGCGCGGCACCCGGGCAGCGCGTCGCCGTCGCGCTGCCGCGCTGCCCCGACCTCGTGGTCACCCTGCTGGCCGTACTCCACACCGGCGCCGCCTACCTCCCGCTGGACTTGGAGCAGCCGGCCGAACGGCTGGGACAGATGCTGACCGACGCGGCACCGGCACTCGTCGTCACACGGTCCGACGCCACCGCCGCCTCGCCCCTCTCCCACGCGGACGAGGTACCCCGGCTACTCCTCGACGCCCTCGACGCCCCCGACGCCCCCGACGCCCCGGAACTCCCCGGCGACGACCGGCCGGCCGACAGCACATCCAAGCCACCGGGCCCGGGCCCGGGACCGGTGCGCGCCGCACGGCCCGCAGACCCCGCGTACCTCATCTACACCTCGGGCTCCACCGGCACCCCCAAGGGCGTACTCGTCCCGCACCACGCGATCGTCAACCGCCTGCTGTGGATGCAGGACACCTACCACCTCACCGACCGCGACCGGGTCCTGCACAAGACCTCCATCGGCTTCGACGTATCGGTGTGGGAGCTGTTCTGGCCGCTGATCAGCGGCGCCGCCCTCGTCCTGGCCCGGCCCGGCGGCCACCGGGACCCGCACTACACCGCCCGCACCATCCGCGAACAGGGCATCACGACCGCACACTTCGTCCCGTCCGTCCTCGACGCCTTCCTCGCCGAACCCGACACGGCCCGCTGCACCGGCCTGCGGCAGATCTTCAGCAGCGGCGAAGCGCTTCCCCGCACGACCGCCGAACGGTTCCACACCCTGCTGCCGCACACAGCCCTGCACAACCTGTACGGACCCACGGAAGCCGCCGTCGACGTCACCCACCACCGGTGCGTGCCCGGCGCCACCGGACCGGTACCCATCGGCAGACCGGTATGGAACACGCGACTGTACGTCCTGGACGCCGCGCTCAAACCCTGCGCGCCGCACACACCAGGCGAGCTCTACCTCGCCGGCCGGCAACTGGCCGACGGATACCACGCCCGCCCCGCCCTGACCGCCGACCGGTTCCCGGCCGACCCCTTCGGACACCTCTTCGGCGCCCCCGGCTCCCGGATGTACCGCACGGGCGACCTGGCCAGATGGCTGCCGGACGGCAGCCTCGAATACCTCGGCCGCACCGACGACCAGGTCAAACTGCACGGAGTGCGCATCGAACTCGGCGAGGTCGAGACCGCACTGCGAGCCCTGCCCGGTATCGCACAGGCCGCGGCGGCCCTGGTCGGCGAACGACTCGTCGGCTACCTCACCCGCAACCCGACGGCCGGCCCCCCGCACAGCGGCCCCGACCTCGCCGAAGCCCGCCGACAACTGCTGCGCACCCTGCCCGAATCCATGGTCCCCGCCGAACTCGTCGTCCTGGACACCCTGCCGCTGCACACCAGCGGCAAGCTGAACCGCAAAGCCCTCCCCGCCCCGCGCCCCGCGGCCCCGGCGGGCCCACGACCGCCGCGCGACACCACCGAGGAACAACTGGCCCTGCTGTTCGCCGAGGTCCTCGGCGTCGACGACATCGGCCCCGACGCGGACTTCTTCCAGCTCGGCGGATACTCCCTGCTCGCCACCCGGCTCATGGCCCGCATCCGCGAGGTCTTCGGAACAGAACCACCGATCCGCACCCTGTTCGAGGCACCCACCGTCGCCCAGCTCGCCAAACAGCTGAAAAACCCCGCACCCCCCCGGCAGCAGTCGCCCGCCCACCGGCGGCCGGGAAGACCGGCCGCCCCGCACCCGCCCGGCCCCCCCGCCCCGCGCGACCGCCTCGAACCACTGCTGCCGCTGCGCACCGAAGGCACCGCACCACCGCTGTTCTGCGTACACCCCGGCAGCGGCCTCGGCGGCGCCTACGCCGGTCTCCTGCGTCACCTCGGCCCCGACCGGCCCGTCTACGCCCTGCAGGCACCCGGGCTCAGCGCCCCCGCCGAAGCGGCGCCCGCCAGTGTGGAGGAGATGGCCGCCGACTACATCCGGCGTATCCGTACGGTCCGGCCCTCGGGCCCCTACCATCTGCTCGGCTGGTCCTTCGGCGGTCTGGTCGCCCACGCCATGGCCACCCGGCTGCAGAGCCGGGGCCGGCAGGTCGGCCTGCTCGCGGTCCTCGACGCCTACCCCGACAACCGGCGCATCCTCACCCACCGGACCGAACTGAGCGAACAGCAGTGGCTGCGGCTGTTCCTGGACGACACCGGCGACGGTTCCCCGGACCCGTCCCCGACCGCCGGCCCGGCCGGCCCGGCGCCCGCCGCGGGCACCGAGACACTCATGGCGGCCCTGCGCCGGACCGGCCTGCCCGCACAGCTCCTGCAGGACCCGTCGGCCTCCCCGCTGCTGAAGGTCATGCGCAACAACCTCACACTGCTGAGCGGATTCACCCCGCACGTCGTCAACGGCGACCTGCTGCTGTTCACCGCGGACCGGCCCATCCCCGGCCATCCCCCCGACCCCGCGCACACCCCACGGGAATGGCGGCGCCATGTGAACGGAACGGTGCACGTCAACGGCGTACCCGCACAGCACTTCCATCTGCTGCACCCCGGCCCCCTGGCACACATCGGCCCGCTCCTCGCCCAGGCCCTCACCGAGGCGGAATAG